From Passer domesticus isolate bPasDom1 chromosome 8, bPasDom1.hap1, whole genome shotgun sequence, a single genomic window includes:
- the LOC135305651 gene encoding zinc finger protein 239-like isoform X2 — protein MEEEAVRKRKKPRDTQADKELRMESREDKSPQKNLMEEAVLSSSTAQESNREGKLQRSHRRRGSKPSSGCSAEESPTLCQEGGQSFSQSSELVMQEQPHDGEKQYKCLECGKSFRQSSTLIRHQMIHTGEWAYECGECGKGLRCSSELITHQRIHTGERPYECAQCWKRFHTSSSLLIHERIHTDERPFCCPDCGKGFKYISHLVRHRRIHTGERPYECPQCAKSFTQSSDLKRHLRKHR, from the exons atggaggaggaggctgtgaggaagaggaagaagccCCGGGACacgcaggcag acaaggagctgaggatggagagcagggaggacaaatccccacagAAGAACCTTATGGAAGAGGCTGTTCTGAGCAGCTCGACGGCCCAGGAATCCAACAGAGAGGGAAAGCTccagagatcccacaggagaaggggctccaaacccagctcagGGTGCTCTGCGGAGGAAAGCCCCACCCTGTGCCaagaaggtggacagagcttcagccagagctcagagctggtgatgcaggagcagcctcatgatggggagaagcaaTACAAGTgtttggagtgtgggaagagcttcaggcagagcagcaccctgatccgccaccagatgatccacactggggaatgggcctacgagtgtggggagtgtgggaagggcttgaGGTGCAGCTCAGAACTCATcacccaccaacgcatccacactggggagaggccctacgagtgtgccCAGTGttggaagaggtttcacaccagctccagtctcctcatacatgagcggattcacacagatgagaggcccttctgctgccccgactgcgggaagggcttcaagtacATCTCCCATCTCGtcaggcaccggcgcatccacactggggagaggccctacgagtgtccccagtgtgcgAAGAgtttcacccagagctctgacttGAAGAGACACCTACGGAAGCACCGGTAA